From one Thamnophis elegans isolate rThaEle1 chromosome 9, rThaEle1.pri, whole genome shotgun sequence genomic stretch:
- the LOC116513358 gene encoding protein ZBED8-like — MANIMLGEAAEVKLSQIPLSNDTISDRIEDMSKDILAQVVADLISSPAKFSLQLDETTDVSNLSQLVVFVRYVKDDMIKEDFLFCKPLTTTTKAADVKKLVDDFFKDNNLSWDMVSAVCSDGAPAMLGRKSGFGVLVKANAPHIIVTHCILHRHALATKTLPPKLAEVLKIVVECVNYVRNSALRHRIFRELCKEMGSEFEVLLYHSKVRWLSRGQVLNRVFAVRVELALFLQEHQHCHADCFKNSEFILILAYMADIFAALNHLNQQMQGGGVNIIDAEENLKAFQKKLLLWKRRIENDNFANFPLLDDCVSKIEDVSGIGDISVPVELKQAIAMHLDSLAKSLDKYFATRESYPAWVRQPFTFSVETTDVNDEYLDEIIEIQQSQVQQQFFRTTMLSTFWCQQMVTYPVIAKKALEIFIPFVTTYLCEQSFSRMLDIKTKKRNRLCCENDMRVALAKEVNCGDYTPITLENLFKHDDAMTHTKTQMEYENRR, encoded by the exons ATGGCGAATATCATGCTGGGAGAAGCAGCTGAAGTTAAGTTATCCCAAATTCCTCTTTCAAATGACACCATCAGCGACAGAATAGAGGACATGAGCAAAGACATCTTGGCTCAAGTAGTTGCAGATCTGATTTCAAGCCCGGCAAAATTCAGCCTTCAACTCGACGAGACCACAGACGTTTCCAATCTAAGCCAGCTTGTAGTATTCGTGCGCTATGTGAAAGACGACATGATAAAggaagattttttattttgtaagccTCTTACAACAACAACTAAGGCAGCCGATGTGAAGAAACTTGTGGATGACTTCTTCAAAGACAACAATCTTTCATGGGATATGGTTTCTGCAGTTTGTTCGGACGGAGCTCCAGCCATGCTGGGAAGAAAGTCTGGTTTTGGTGTGCTAGTGAAAGCCAATGCACCACACATTATTGTTACGCATTGTATTCTGCACAGGCATGCGTTGGCAACAAAAACCTTGCCTCCAAAACTGGCAGAAGTATTAAAAATTGTAGTGGAATGTGTGAACTATGTGCGAAATAGTGCTCTGAGGCACCGCATCTTCAGGGAGCTGTGTAAAGAAATGGGATCTGAATTTGAGGTACTTCTGTACCATTCTAAAGTTCGGTGGTTATCCCGGGGACAGGTGCTGAATCGTGTTTTTGCCGTGCGTGTGGAATTAGCCCTGTTTTTGCAAGAGCACCAACATTGTCATGCAGATTGCTTCAAAAATTCTGAGTTCATTCTCATTTTAGCGTATATGGCTGATATCTTCGCAGCTCTCAATCATCTCAATCAACAGATGCAGGGCGGTGGAGTCAACATCATCGATGCGGAAGAAAACCTGAAGGCTTTTCAAAAAAAGCTACTGTTATGGAAACGACGAATAGAGAACGATAACTTTGCAAACTTTCCCCTGCTAGACGACTGTGTAAGTAAGATCGAAGATGTATCTGGAATCGGAGACATTTCTGTACCCGTGGAACTGAAGCAAGCAATTGCCATGCACTTAGATTCACTTGCAAAGTCTCTCGACAAATACTTCGCTACAAGAGAGTCATATCCAGCATGGGTGAGACAGCCGTTCACGTTTAGTGTTGAGACAACAGATGTCAATGATGAATACCTCGATGAAATCATTGAAATTCAGCAGAGCCAGGTTCAACAGCAATTCTTCAGAACAACAATGCTCTCAACGTTTTGGTGTCAACAAATGGTAACGTACCCTGTTATTGCTAAGAAAGCTCTGGAGATTTTCATACCGTTTGTTACAACATATCTTTGCGAGCAATCCTTTTCAAGGATGCTGGACATAAAAACGAAGAAAAGGAACAGACTTTGTTGTGAAAATGACATGAGAGTGGCACTTGCCAAG GAGGTAAATTGTGGAGATTATACACCAATAACATTGGAAAATCTGTTTAAGCATGATGATGCCATGACTCATACAAAAACACAAATGGAATATGAAAATCGGAGATGA